The window CCCGACGATGGAAGGCCCTGTCTTGGCTTCACACCGCTCCCCCGGCGGCCAAGCTCCTTCCCCGGCACTGAAGGACGCACTCGAAGGTGCGGTCGTTCGTGTCCGGGGTGCGCACCGCATCGCCCCGCCCTCCTCGGCCCTTCGCGGCCGTGTCGTGGTCGCCGCCGTCGCGGCCGGCGCGTTCGCTGCCGCCGCCGCGGGCTCGACGCTCAAGACAGTCACCGACTCCGACGCCGGCGTGACGCCCCTGGCCAACAGCCAGGACGCCAGCGCCTCCTTCACCTCGGGAGGTGCGGGCTCCGGGGGCGCCCTCGAGCTCCTGCCGACCGGCCACGCCGTCGACGCCTCCGCCGAGGCCGCGAAGCTCTCCGACAGCGCCTCCGTCACCCAGGCCCGTGAACAGCGCGAAGCCGACGCCGCCAAGAAGGCCGCCGAAGAAGCCTCGCGCCCCAAGACCTGCCTGCCGGCCCACGGCACCTTCACCTCGGGCTTCGGCGCCCGGTGGGGCACGAGCCACCTCGGCATCGACATCGCCAACGCGATCGG of the Amycolatopsis sp. NBC_01488 genome contains:
- a CDS encoding M23 family metallopeptidase, which produces MVAAVAAGAFAAAAAGSTLKTVTDSDAGVTPLANSQDASASFTSGGAGSGGALELLPTGHAVDASAEAAKLSDSASVTQAREQREADAAKKAAEEASRPKTCLPAHGTFTSGFGARWGTSHLGIDIANAIGTPIYSASDGTVIEAGPASGFGLWVRIQLDDGTIQVYGHMNSFSVKEGQKVKCGEQIAEIGNRGQTTGPHLHFEVWQNGTKKIDPRPWLAARGVIV